The Benincasa hispida cultivar B227 chromosome 9, ASM972705v1, whole genome shotgun sequence genome has a segment encoding these proteins:
- the LOC120084628 gene encoding uncharacterized protein LOC120084628, with translation MDFDNVYDYLKELFPEIDHRILRAVALENPKDVHLAVTDVLTEVIPRFRQKSKLPSPDPGVEFASKIEVEKKMQIRPLRWVPRGMVPSKSGKIGDEACSDTSQESGVAHLGAVLNQSVSANNYVASDDCELSHENTETTSLPVPAIVQEDRSEVELNRVAPGKSNGLIHEDSEHNDHEQSPQINKIRNQITEDIKQNKILFDGVIHSRNICDLDSLVLHELLYHDDRPVSVDENSGSQTANPSFENHSPVQSVIHLHSESDYQESNANGTSNPTPKQECSPGEITAIEDGLMGHTIITQSSQPCSIDLLDKIIEDAKSNKVLLFVVSLIPGLPSP, from the exons ATGGATTTTGATAACGTTTACGACTATCTGAAGGAACTTTTTCCGGAG ATTGATCATCGGATACTAAGGGCTGTAGCCCTTGAAAATCCTAAAGATGTTCATTTAGCTGTTACTGATGTTCTCACGGAGGTTATCCCTCGTTTCCGTCAAAAATCTAAATTACCCTCGCCGGATCCTGGTGTGGAGTTTGCATCTAAAATTGAAG TTGAGAAGAAAATGCAAATTAGGCCCTTGAGATGGGTGCCGAGGGGTATGGTTCCTTCAAAGTCAGGTAAAATTGGTGATGAAGCATGTAGTGACACTTCCCAAGAGAGTGGTGTGGCACATCTAGGTGCAGTGTTGAATCAATCTGTCTCTGCAAATAACTATGTTGCTAGTGATGATTGTGAACTATCACATGAGAATACCGAAACTACAAGCCTCCCTGTACCAGCTATTGTACAAGAAGACCGCAGTGAAGTAGAATTGAATCGTGTAGCACCTGGAAAATCAAATGGTTTGATTCATGAAGATAGTGAACATAATGATCACGAACAAAGTCCTCAAATTAACAAAATCAGGAACCAGATTACTGAGGATATCAAACAGAATAAGATACTGTTTGATGGTGTCATTCATTCTCGTAACATTTGTGATTTGGACTCCTTAGTTTTGCATGAATTATTATACCATGATGATCGACCCGTTTCTGTGGATGAGAATTCTGGTAGTCAGACTGCCAATCCATCTTTCGAAAATCATTCTCCTGTTCAATCTGTAATCCATCTTCACTCAGAATCTGACTATCAGGAATCAAATGCAAATGGCACTTCAAATCCTACTCCCAAGCAAGAGTGTTCTCCTGGTGAGATTACTGCAATTGAAGATGGGTTAATGGGGCATACCATTATCACTCAGTCAAGCCAACCATGCAGTATTGATCTTCTTGACAAGATCATTGAGGATGCTAAAAGCAACAAGGTACTCCTGTTTGTAGTATCCTTGATTCCTGGACTACCTTCTCCATGA